A single Pseudomonas sp. DC1.2 DNA region contains:
- the mqo gene encoding malate dehydrogenase (quinone): MFKKMNTALLGLALSMGIASAHAEEAKKVDVLLIGGGIMSATLGVWLNELQPDWSMEMVERLDGVAEESSNGWNNAGTGHSALAELNYTPEDENGKVQIPKAVEINEAFQISRQFWSWQVQQGVLKNPRSFINSTPHMSFVWGDDNIKFLKKRYEALQASPLFAGMQYSEDPAVIKKWVPLMMEGRDPNQKIAATWTPIGTDVNFGEITRQFVAHLQTTPKFDLKLSSEVQDITKNQDGTWRVSYKNLKDGSKTETDAKFVFIGAGGGALHLLQKSGIPEAKEYAGFPVGGSFLVTDNPAIAEQHLAKAYGKASVGAPPMSVPHLDTRVLDGKRVILFGPFATFSTKFLKEGSYLDLLTSTTTHNIWPMTKVGIKEYPLVEYLAGQLMLSDEDRMNALKEYFPHAKAEDWRLWQAGQRVQIIKRDEAAGGVLKLGTEIVASADGTIAGLLGASPGASTAAPIMLTVLQKVFKDQVASPAWQEKLHQIVPSYGTQLNGNPQKVAEEWAYTAKVLQLTPPPVIGQAAPAAAPADADKAKAAKPNAASDMAL; the protein is encoded by the coding sequence ATGTTTAAAAAAATGAACACGGCCCTTCTGGGGCTCGCTTTGTCGATGGGGATCGCGTCCGCTCACGCGGAAGAGGCAAAGAAGGTCGATGTATTGCTCATCGGCGGCGGCATCATGAGTGCGACCCTCGGTGTGTGGCTCAATGAGCTGCAACCGGACTGGTCGATGGAAATGGTTGAGCGCCTCGACGGCGTTGCCGAAGAAAGCTCCAATGGCTGGAACAACGCGGGTACGGGCCACTCTGCCCTGGCCGAGCTGAACTACACCCCGGAAGACGAAAACGGCAAGGTGCAAATCCCGAAAGCCGTCGAGATCAACGAAGCGTTCCAGATCTCTCGTCAATTCTGGTCGTGGCAGGTTCAACAAGGCGTTCTGAAGAACCCGCGTTCGTTCATCAATTCCACTCCGCACATGAGCTTTGTGTGGGGCGATGACAACATCAAGTTCTTGAAAAAGCGCTACGAAGCCCTGCAAGCAAGCCCGCTGTTCGCTGGCATGCAGTATTCCGAAGACCCGGCGGTGATCAAGAAGTGGGTTCCGCTGATGATGGAAGGGCGTGACCCGAACCAGAAAATCGCGGCCACCTGGACCCCGATCGGCACCGACGTAAACTTTGGCGAAATCACCCGCCAGTTCGTCGCCCACCTGCAAACCACACCCAAGTTTGACTTGAAGCTGTCTAGCGAAGTGCAAGACATCACCAAGAATCAAGACGGCACCTGGCGTGTCAGCTACAAAAACCTGAAAGATGGCAGCAAAACCGAAACCGACGCCAAGTTCGTGTTCATCGGCGCGGGCGGCGGTGCGCTGCACTTGCTGCAGAAATCCGGTATTCCTGAAGCCAAGGAGTATGCAGGCTTCCCGGTTGGCGGCTCGTTCCTGGTCACCGATAACCCGGCCATCGCCGAGCAACACTTGGCCAAGGCCTACGGTAAAGCGTCGGTTGGCGCGCCGCCGATGTCCGTCCCGCACCTGGACACCCGTGTTCTGGATGGCAAGCGCGTCATCCTGTTTGGCCCGTTCGCGACCTTCAGCACCAAGTTCCTGAAAGAAGGCTCGTACCTGGACCTGCTGACCAGCACCACCACCCACAACATCTGGCCGATGACCAAAGTCGGCATCAAGGAATACCCGCTGGTCGAGTACCTTGCAGGCCAACTGATGCTGTCGGACGAAGACCGCATGAACGCGCTGAAGGAATACTTCCCGCACGCCAAAGCCGAAGACTGGCGCTTGTGGCAAGCCGGCCAGCGCGTGCAAATCATCAAGCGTGATGAAGCTGCGGGTGGCGTACTGAAGCTGGGCACTGAAATCGTTGCCTCTGCAGACGGCACCATCGCCGGCCTGCTGGGCGCATCGCCAGGCGCATCGACCGCCGCACCGATCATGTTGACCGTGCTGCAAAAAGTCTTCAAGGATCAGGTTGCCAGCCCTGCGTGGCAGGAAAAACTGCACCAGATCGTGCCGAGCTATGGCACTCAGTTGAACGGTAACCCTCAGAAAGTGGCTGAAGAGTGGGCTTACACCGCCAAGGTGTTGCAGCTGACTCCGCCACCAGTGATTGGTCAGGCGGCTCCGGCTGCTGCTCCGGCTGACGCTGACAAAGCCAAGGCTGCAAAGCCAAACGCTGCGAGTGACATGGCTCTGTAA
- a CDS encoding DUF2388 domain-containing protein, translating into MRRLLVTSSLILCLPFGSVLASVHAKDVATSAGVSASLYSTFKDHKTVIAARDDLSAFVASGGAIRGVYLESVLQEIRQQRPGLDASDEELANAILVHYEAPADQ; encoded by the coding sequence ATGCGCCGCCTGTTAGTGACTTCATCTCTTATCCTGTGCCTGCCTTTCGGCTCGGTGCTGGCCAGCGTTCACGCGAAAGATGTGGCAACCTCGGCCGGGGTTTCCGCGTCGCTTTACTCAACGTTTAAAGACCACAAGACAGTGATCGCGGCCAGAGACGATCTCTCTGCGTTTGTCGCCAGTGGCGGCGCCATTCGCGGGGTGTACCTGGAGTCGGTGCTACAAGAGATTCGCCAGCAGCGGCCCGGCCTCGACGCCAGCGACGAAGAGTTGGCCAACGCCATCCTCGTTCACTACGAGGCGCCAGCGGATCAGTAA
- a CDS encoding arylsulfatase gives MNGTLLSRAFTLSVLFSAMLLPIITHAADKPAPNIVVIMGDDIGWSNIGVYNQGLMAGRTPHLDTLANEGMRFTDYYAEASCTAGRANFITGELPIRTGMTTVGQAGSPIGIPAQAVTIATALKSMGYATGQFGKNHLGDLNEFLPTVHGFDEFFGYLYHLDAMEDPAHPNYPQELLPTIGPRNMVHSWATTVDDPTVVPRWGKIGKQKVEDAGTLYPERMKTVDDEIQAKAFSFIDKAKQDNKPFFLWLNPTRMHIVTHLSDKYEAMRNSQNGWSEQEAGMAQLDDIVGDVMAKLKKEGMDDNTIVVFTTDNGAENFTWPDGGTTPFAMGKGTVMEGGFRVPAIIRWPGTVPAGQVANGIISGMDWFPTFLTAAGNPNITAELLKGKQLGDTTYKVHLDGYDQTPMITGKGPSNRHEIFYFGESVLGAIRIDDFKYRFIDQPDGWLGAKVAMDMPILTNLRLDPFERMGWTDNQAASGSLSYFEWFKYQFWRFVFVQDQVIKLAQTAIEYPPMQKGASFNLDAVKAKIEAARAAMGK, from the coding sequence ATGAACGGGACACTTCTATCCAGGGCATTCACGCTATCGGTACTGTTTTCGGCAATGCTTTTACCCATCATCACTCACGCGGCTGATAAACCCGCACCGAACATTGTCGTCATCATGGGCGACGATATTGGCTGGTCCAATATCGGTGTTTACAACCAGGGTTTAATGGCAGGCCGTACACCCCACCTCGATACACTCGCTAACGAAGGCATGCGCTTTACCGACTATTACGCCGAAGCCAGTTGCACCGCCGGGCGTGCCAACTTCATCACGGGTGAACTGCCTATTCGCACCGGCATGACCACCGTGGGCCAAGCCGGTTCGCCGATTGGCATTCCGGCCCAGGCCGTGACCATCGCCACCGCACTCAAATCCATGGGCTACGCCACCGGCCAGTTCGGCAAAAACCACTTAGGTGACTTGAATGAGTTTCTGCCGACCGTACATGGCTTTGACGAGTTCTTCGGCTACCTCTACCACCTCGATGCCATGGAAGACCCGGCGCATCCCAATTATCCGCAGGAGCTGCTGCCTACCATTGGCCCGCGCAACATGGTTCACAGTTGGGCAACGACGGTCGATGACCCGACCGTGGTGCCACGCTGGGGCAAGATTGGCAAACAGAAAGTCGAAGATGCCGGCACGCTTTACCCAGAGCGCATGAAAACCGTCGACGACGAAATCCAGGCAAAAGCCTTCAGCTTCATCGACAAGGCCAAGCAGGACAACAAACCGTTCTTCCTGTGGCTCAACCCGACCCGCATGCACATCGTCACGCACCTCTCCGACAAGTACGAAGCCATGCGCAATTCGCAAAATGGTTGGTCGGAACAGGAAGCCGGCATGGCACAACTCGACGATATCGTCGGGGATGTCATGGCCAAGCTGAAAAAAGAAGGCATGGATGACAACACCATCGTGGTGTTCACCACCGACAACGGTGCGGAAAACTTCACGTGGCCCGATGGCGGCACCACACCATTTGCCATGGGCAAGGGCACGGTCATGGAAGGTGGCTTCCGGGTTCCGGCCATTATCCGCTGGCCGGGCACTGTACCCGCCGGTCAAGTTGCCAACGGCATCATCTCCGGCATGGACTGGTTCCCGACCTTCCTCACAGCGGCCGGTAATCCAAACATCACTGCCGAACTGCTCAAAGGCAAACAACTGGGTGATACCACTTACAAGGTGCATTTGGATGGCTACGATCAGACGCCAATGATCACCGGCAAAGGCCCGTCAAACCGCCACGAGATCTTTTACTTCGGTGAAAGTGTGCTGGGCGCCATCCGTATAGATGACTTCAAGTACCGGTTTATCGATCAACCCGATGGCTGGCTCGGCGCCAAAGTCGCGATGGACATGCCGATCCTGACCAACCTGCGGCTCGACCCCTTCGAACGGATGGGCTGGACCGATAATCAGGCGGCCAGCGGTTCACTGTCCTATTTCGAATGGTTCAAGTATCAATTCTGGCGCTTCGTGTTTGTACAGGATCAGGTGATCAAACTGGCGCAGACAGCCATCGAATATCCGCCGATGCAAAAAGGCGCGAGCTTCAACCTCGATGCGGTCAAGGCGAAAATCGAAGCCGCTCGTGCGGCGATGGGCAAGTAA
- a CDS encoding OmpP1/FadL family transporter yields MRLKKSALPAFTLLALCCQQAQAGGIILYEIGTDNAGLANAGAAARAQGPSTIASNPAGMSYLSGTQVTGGLQVLYGNLTFSRDGNTNGSGTGSGNALDPIPGGSFFITHQLDDNWSVGFGAYGDFGLAANYKNDWSGRYFAQDASLGGLSLVPSVAYRFNEQWSVGLGVKAMYGMLQTQTAIDRSPFGLTDRNDGQFKYQDTTWGYGANLGVIYAPQPGTRIGLAYTSKVDLNFEDKLNVHGDGPLLQRLDGLNTKLDMQVPQTATLSLFQQLDAQWAFLATVNWQDWSQFGNVAVQVDTTAVGAQSTTVNAHYKDTWQLALGTQYQATPKLLWNAGVAYDSSAVSDANRTFTAPMGESWRLATGATYALNKDTDVNVSWALVWLGDMPVDQTKSTSGIRTSGQFDNAWIQAITGNMTWRF; encoded by the coding sequence ATGCGATTGAAAAAATCCGCGCTGCCCGCCTTCACCCTCCTCGCCCTGTGCTGCCAACAGGCACAGGCTGGCGGCATTATCCTCTACGAAATCGGCACCGATAACGCCGGCCTGGCCAACGCTGGCGCCGCCGCTCGGGCGCAAGGCCCGTCCACCATCGCCAGCAACCCGGCGGGCATGAGCTATTTGTCGGGCACACAAGTCACCGGAGGTTTGCAGGTGCTGTACGGCAACCTGACCTTCAGCCGTGACGGCAACACCAATGGCTCCGGTACCGGCAGCGGCAATGCCCTTGACCCCATTCCCGGAGGTAGCTTTTTCATCACTCATCAGTTGGACGATAACTGGAGCGTCGGCTTCGGCGCTTACGGCGATTTCGGGTTAGCCGCCAACTATAAAAACGACTGGTCTGGACGCTACTTTGCGCAGGATGCAAGCCTCGGCGGTTTATCTCTGGTGCCCAGCGTGGCCTATCGCTTTAACGAGCAATGGTCGGTGGGCCTTGGTGTGAAAGCCATGTACGGCATGCTGCAAACCCAGACCGCCATCGACCGCTCGCCGTTTGGCCTGACTGATCGCAACGACGGCCAGTTCAAATACCAGGACACCACGTGGGGCTACGGCGCGAACCTGGGGGTGATCTACGCGCCACAGCCCGGCACACGCATCGGCCTGGCTTACACCAGCAAAGTCGATCTGAACTTCGAGGACAAGCTCAACGTCCACGGCGACGGCCCGTTGCTGCAACGCCTCGACGGGCTGAACACCAAGCTCGACATGCAAGTGCCTCAGACCGCGACCTTGAGCTTGTTCCAGCAACTCGACGCGCAATGGGCTTTCCTGGCGACGGTCAACTGGCAGGACTGGTCGCAGTTTGGGAATGTAGCCGTGCAAGTCGATACGACAGCGGTCGGCGCGCAATCGACTACAGTCAATGCTCACTACAAGGACACTTGGCAACTGGCCTTGGGCACGCAGTACCAGGCGACACCCAAACTGCTGTGGAACGCAGGCGTGGCGTATGACAGCAGCGCGGTGTCAGACGCCAACCGCACGTTTACCGCGCCCATGGGCGAATCCTGGCGGCTGGCGACCGGGGCGACTTATGCATTGAACAAGGACACCGACGTCAACGTCAGTTGGGCGCTGGTCTGGCTCGGTGACATGCCGGTGGACCAGACAAAATCCACATCGGGCATTAGAACCTCCGGCCAATTCGACAATGCCTGGATTCAAGCTATAACAGGCAACATGACGTGGCGCTTTTGA
- a CDS encoding DUF3313 domain-containing protein, with protein MSLSRKLFFGVALASLVLGGCTSKVTEREQYSGFLPNYNNLQEVTTASGEKAMRWVTPSWNPNAYDTVAFKRLELYPTPQPNERINRQTLDELQNYMTNNAKGVLGQKYRIVPNPQSAPAGSRTLILRAAITGVSASNEGMKWYEVIPVAAVVGGVSAATGHRDQDTELFIEAELIDASNNQTVAKVVRKVFGQQLKNASQTITANDFKAAINKLTSDLQAFIR; from the coding sequence ATGAGCCTGTCTCGAAAACTGTTTTTCGGCGTTGCCCTTGCTAGCCTGGTATTGGGCGGTTGCACCTCTAAAGTCACCGAACGCGAACAGTACTCGGGCTTTTTGCCCAACTACAACAACCTTCAGGAAGTGACCACTGCCAGCGGCGAGAAAGCCATGCGTTGGGTGACCCCGTCCTGGAACCCCAACGCCTACGACACCGTGGCGTTCAAGCGTCTGGAGCTCTACCCGACGCCGCAGCCCAACGAGCGGATTAATCGCCAGACCCTTGATGAACTGCAGAACTACATGACCAATAACGCCAAAGGCGTACTCGGGCAGAAATACCGCATCGTGCCGAATCCTCAATCTGCCCCGGCCGGTTCGAGAACCCTGATTCTGCGCGCAGCCATCACGGGGGTCAGCGCCTCCAACGAAGGCATGAAATGGTACGAAGTGATTCCGGTCGCCGCCGTGGTCGGCGGTGTGTCCGCCGCCACCGGCCATCGCGATCAGGACACGGAGCTGTTCATCGAAGCCGAACTGATCGACGCCAGCAACAATCAGACGGTGGCCAAAGTGGTGCGCAAGGTCTTTGGGCAACAGTTGAAAAACGCCAGTCAGACCATCACCGCCAATGACTTCAAAGCAGCGATCAACAAGCTGACCAGCGATTTGCAGGCATTTATCCGCTAA
- a CDS encoding DUF2269 domain-containing protein, with protein sequence MLYLSLKYMHIIAAIFLFGFGMGSYLYLIAASRTANPLVIAHVARMVVRFDTWITTPAGLIQVATGFGLVTVAGVSLTTEWVVTALLIVLCVGALWLPVLLLQKRMQVLAVSAVEAGKKLDAEYAAIYRQWFWMGVLGFAGMFVIVAVMVTKLSPRQWLAM encoded by the coding sequence ATGCTGTACCTCAGCCTGAAATACATGCACATCATTGCCGCGATTTTTTTGTTCGGTTTCGGTATGGGTTCCTACCTTTACCTGATTGCCGCTAGCCGCACCGCCAATCCGTTGGTGATCGCTCATGTGGCTCGAATGGTGGTGCGGTTCGACACATGGATCACTACGCCGGCAGGCTTGATTCAGGTCGCAACAGGTTTTGGTCTGGTGACTGTCGCTGGCGTGTCGCTGACCACCGAATGGGTAGTGACCGCGTTGCTGATCGTGCTGTGCGTGGGGGCGTTGTGGTTGCCGGTGCTGCTACTGCAAAAGCGCATGCAGGTGCTGGCGGTGAGCGCCGTCGAGGCGGGAAAAAAACTCGATGCCGAGTACGCCGCGATTTATCGCCAGTGGTTCTGGATGGGTGTACTGGGGTTTGCCGGTATGTTTGTGATCGTCGCGGTGATGGTGACCAAGCTGTCTCCCCGGCAGTGGCTGGCGATGTAA
- a CDS encoding saccharopine dehydrogenase family protein, which yields MTLRVLVIGGYGNFGSIVCRHLAVIPGISLVISGRDSLKLSRQVDVLDALAGVPCASWCGDAMAPGFNAVLASRGIQLVIHTGGPFQGQSYAVAQACIEAGANYCDLADCRTFVNAISVLDEQAKAAGVSILSGCSSVPTLSSAIVDSHRARFKRIDTIEHGISSSAKMPGLSTVKGVLAYAGRPIKQLKNGQVHEVLGWQGLTLRSMPPLGWRVLANVDVPDMDIFAGRYGAHTLRFKAGAGLKLGGVANFLLAQAVKVGWVNDPTPWAVRLHRWGTGFERLGDGKSAMYLDVEGVGVDDQPLSMTVQLTAFNDQGPQIPSCASVALAIKMLNGYLPSPGARACVGEITVDEYLAAINDSQNLQMSVRFSEGQR from the coding sequence ATGACACTTAGGGTATTGGTCATCGGTGGCTATGGAAACTTCGGCAGCATTGTTTGCCGACACCTCGCTGTCATTCCAGGCATCAGTCTGGTCATTTCGGGTCGAGACTCACTCAAACTGTCGCGCCAGGTCGATGTGTTGGATGCCTTGGCCGGTGTGCCCTGCGCAAGTTGGTGCGGCGATGCGATGGCGCCAGGTTTCAACGCTGTGTTGGCCTCGCGGGGCATTCAACTGGTTATTCACACGGGCGGCCCCTTTCAGGGGCAATCGTATGCCGTGGCGCAAGCCTGTATCGAGGCCGGTGCTAACTACTGCGACTTGGCGGATTGCCGCACCTTCGTCAATGCTATTTCTGTTCTCGACGAGCAAGCGAAGGCCGCCGGAGTATCAATCCTCAGCGGTTGCAGTTCGGTGCCGACGTTGTCGTCCGCCATCGTCGATAGTCACCGCGCCCGGTTCAAACGCATCGACACGATCGAGCATGGCATTTCCTCATCCGCCAAGATGCCTGGGTTATCGACCGTTAAAGGGGTACTCGCATACGCCGGTAGACCGATCAAACAACTCAAAAATGGGCAGGTGCATGAGGTGCTGGGGTGGCAGGGCCTGACCTTGCGCAGCATGCCGCCACTGGGGTGGCGAGTGCTGGCCAATGTCGATGTGCCGGATATGGATATCTTCGCCGGCCGCTACGGCGCCCATACCTTGCGTTTCAAGGCGGGGGCTGGCCTTAAACTGGGTGGTGTGGCCAATTTTCTGTTAGCGCAAGCGGTGAAAGTCGGTTGGGTGAATGACCCGACGCCATGGGCGGTGCGCCTGCATCGCTGGGGCACCGGGTTCGAGCGCCTGGGCGATGGGAAAAGTGCCATGTACCTTGATGTCGAGGGGGTTGGCGTGGATGACCAACCGCTGTCGATGACGGTTCAACTCACCGCGTTCAATGACCAAGGGCCGCAAATTCCGAGCTGCGCATCGGTGGCGCTGGCGATCAAGATGCTCAATGGTTATTTGCCGTCACCCGGCGCACGTGCCTGTGTGGGCGAAATCACTGTCGATGAATACCTGGCGGCGATCAACGATTCACAAAACCTGCAGATGTCGGTTCGATTTTCAGAGGGGCAGCGTTGA
- a CDS encoding GNAT family N-acetyltransferase, producing MELHQIVVSDEIDPHVSQLISAGLNTFNDQVTGINDRQALAVTVRDALTQQVLGGITGRTSLGLLFIELFYLPDALRGSGLGSRLLQAYEEEGRKRGCRSAVLYTLSFQAPGFYEKNGWQRFGEIPCDPEGSSRVFMSKTL from the coding sequence ATGGAACTTCATCAGATCGTCGTCAGCGACGAGATCGACCCGCACGTGAGTCAACTCATCAGCGCCGGGCTCAACACCTTCAACGATCAGGTCACGGGGATCAATGATCGCCAAGCCTTGGCGGTGACCGTGCGCGATGCCCTGACTCAGCAGGTGCTGGGCGGTATTACCGGACGCACGTCTCTTGGTCTATTGTTTATAGAGTTGTTTTATTTACCTGACGCGTTACGCGGCTCTGGGCTAGGCTCGCGGCTGCTGCAAGCTTATGAAGAGGAAGGCCGAAAACGTGGCTGTCGTTCGGCAGTTCTGTATACCTTGAGTTTTCAGGCGCCCGGCTTTTACGAAAAAAACGGCTGGCAGCGATTCGGCGAAATACCGTGTGATCCCGAGGGCAGCAGCCGGGTGTTCATGAGCAAAACGTTGTAA